In a genomic window of Candidatus Binatia bacterium:
- a CDS encoding MBL fold metallo-hydrolase, whose amino-acid sequence MKRLAKCLVVCFFVLLPWVSSAQVKMTMTKIADGVYFMQNSAGSSNSTFIVTDEGVLVFDIDIRTADQTLAAIRKLTDKKVKYLISSHAAGDHATGAWHFREDKPVYIATKNQVQDLFMQEAKEFEERANDPKVVGYKGRELIRPDIGFDGAMSLHFGGLTFLITAEGRGHSTGDLTVFIPQKRLMLMGDLLDTEIHPGQGESAGVWFSNVKGWIQILDNVMARNLPVDTYVPGHGPVHLGRGVKDLEEQKRYFVVMRDEVAKMVAAGKTLEQVEKEFKIPQEFAHYKRPERLRAFYKLFYNQLIERGY is encoded by the coding sequence ATGAAGCGTCTCGCTAAATGCCTTGTTGTATGTTTCTTCGTTCTGTTGCCGTGGGTCTCTTCCGCTCAGGTTAAGATGACGATGACCAAGATCGCCGACGGCGTCTACTTCATGCAGAACTCCGCTGGCTCGAGCAATTCGACTTTCATCGTCACCGACGAAGGCGTGCTCGTCTTCGACATCGACATCCGCACCGCCGACCAGACGCTGGCGGCCATCCGCAAGCTCACCGACAAAAAAGTAAAGTACCTGATCTCCTCCCACGCGGCGGGAGACCACGCGACCGGCGCCTGGCACTTCCGCGAGGACAAGCCGGTCTACATCGCGACGAAAAATCAGGTGCAAGATCTCTTCATGCAAGAGGCGAAGGAATTCGAGGAGCGCGCCAATGACCCCAAGGTCGTCGGCTACAAGGGCAGAGAGCTGATCCGGCCCGACATCGGCTTCGATGGAGCCATGTCGCTTCACTTCGGCGGGCTGACGTTCCTGATCACCGCCGAAGGTAGAGGGCACAGCACCGGCGATCTCACGGTCTTTATTCCCCAGAAGCGCCTCATGCTCATGGGCGATCTCCTCGACACGGAAATTCATCCCGGCCAGGGAGAGTCGGCGGGTGTCTGGTTTTCAAACGTGAAGGGATGGATCCAGATTCTCGACAATGTCATGGCGCGCAATCTGCCCGTCGATACTTATGTTCCCGGCCACGGTCCGGTGCATCTTGGGCGAGGAGTCAAAGACCTCGAAGAACAAAAGCGCTATTTTGTCGTCATGCGCGACGAGGTCGCCAAGATGGTCGCGGCCGGCAAAACGCTCGAGCAGGTCGAAAAAGAGTTCAAGATCCCGCAGGAGTTCGCGCACTACAAGCGGCCGGAGAGGCTCAGAGCGTTCTACAAGCTTTTTTATAATCAGCTAATCGAGCGCGGGTACTAG
- a CDS encoding CBS domain-containing protein — protein MAKVKDILALKGQSVWSIAPDSSVYNAMKLMAEKGIGALMVIDGEKLVGILSERDYARKVILQGRASRTTQVREIMTSHVLYAQPEQNIEECMALMTDKRVRHLPVYEEGRLVGVISIGDLVKSIITEQKFIIEQLERYISS, from the coding sequence ATGGCAAAAGTTAAGGACATTCTTGCGCTCAAGGGTCAAAGCGTGTGGTCGATCGCGCCCGATTCGTCCGTCTACAACGCGATGAAGCTCATGGCGGAAAAGGGAATCGGCGCGCTTATGGTCATCGACGGAGAAAAACTTGTCGGGATCCTCTCCGAGAGAGATTATGCGCGCAAGGTCATTCTCCAGGGGCGCGCTTCTAGAACCACGCAGGTCAGGGAAATCATGACCAGCCACGTCTTGTATGCCCAGCCCGAGCAAAACATAGAGGAATGTATGGCGCTGATGACCGACAAGCGCGTCCGGCATCTGCCGGTTTATGAGGAAGGCCGCCTGGTCGGCGTCATCTCCATCGGCGATCTGGTGAAATCCATCATCACGGAACAAAAGTTCATCATCGAACAACTGGAACGCTACATCAGCAGCTAG
- a CDS encoding Lrp/AsnC family transcriptional regulator: protein MLDQIDLKILSILQNQGRTHLADIAKEVDLSSPAVMERVKKLESSGIIKGYQAVLDPKKVGKDVTAFVGVSVAHQKYIDGFAAYVSRQRDVLECHHVTGEESFILKVKTANTESLEKLLGQIRSLEGVTGTVTKVVLSSVKESQKLEFDNGVPKNSRKKVTKAG, encoded by the coding sequence TTGCTGGACCAAATAGATTTAAAAATTCTTTCTATTCTGCAAAACCAGGGCAGGACCCACCTGGCGGACATCGCCAAGGAGGTGGATCTCTCCTCGCCCGCCGTGATGGAGCGGGTGAAGAAGCTCGAATCGAGCGGCATCATCAAGGGCTATCAAGCGGTTCTCGATCCCAAGAAGGTGGGCAAGGACGTCACGGCTTTCGTCGGTGTATCAGTGGCGCACCAAAAATATATCGACGGGTTCGCCGCCTACGTGTCGCGGCAGCGTGACGTGCTCGAATGCCATCACGTAACCGGCGAAGAGAGTTTCATTCTAAAGGTGAAGACGGCCAACACCGAGTCGCTGGAGAAGCTTCTTGGACAGATCCGTTCTCTGGAGGGCGTGACGGGCACGGTCACGAAGGTGGTTCTTTCCAGCGTCAAGGAAAGTCAGAAGTTGGAATTCGACAACGGGGTGCCGAAGAATTCGCGAAAAAAAGTGACCAAAGCCGGTTAG
- the gltB gene encoding glutamate synthase large subunit has product MKKPGMPQKQGLYDPRFEHDACGVGFVVHIKGEKSHQIVEQAITVLENLDHRGACGCEENTGDGAGILLQVPHAFFQQACEGLGFRLPDPGQYGVGMIFLPDDRKQRQHCEKTLEKIITGEGQRVLGWRKVPTDNMYLGDTAKTSEPFIRQVFIGRGKAIKDDLAFERKLYVIRRRAENALRYGKDAVGEFFYISSMSCKTIIYKGMLTARQLSTFYPDLTDPDIEAAIAVVHSRFSTNTFPSWGRAHPYRYLIHNGEINTLRGNENWMHARQAMLASQLFGDDVSKLFPIIQEDGSDSAKFDNCLEFLALSGRSLPHAMMMMIPEPWENHESMDERKRAFYEYHSTLMEPWDGPASIAFTDGAVVGAVLDRNGLRPSRYYVTKDDLVIMASEVGVLEVPPERVLEKRRLQPGRMFLVDTEEGRIISDEEIKQQMASAQPYRQWLDENTVHFDQLANGAEKQPAHQHHATLQRLQAFGYSFEDLRVNIGPMAQNGIQPVGSMGTDTPLAVLSDKPQLLYNYFKQLFAQVTNPPIDPIREELITSMTVTLGSERNLVDPTPESCRQLRLSTPILKDSEMEKLRRLDLPGIKTVMLPILFNPHEGKAGLESALEELFHAADQAIANGATILILSDKGVDRSHAPIPALLASSGLHHHLIRSGTRTRVGLVLESGEPREVHHFCLLIGYGVQAINPYLAYECLNDMIGERMLKDITYEKAVKGYVKAVAKGVVKVMSKMGISTIKSYCGAQIFEAVGLGRELIDKYFTWTPSRVGGIGLEEVALESQRQHQKAFPTFQFNGHTLEVHGQYQYRADGELHLFNPKTIHLLQKACRSDNYATFKEYTKLVDDQSERLATLRALMELKPAAKPIPIEEVEPVEEIVKRFKTGAMSYGSISKEAHEALAIAMNRIGGKSNTGEGGEDPARYVLDANGDSRNSAIKQVASGRFGVTSYYLTQAKELQIKMAQGAKPGEGGELPGRKVYPWIAKVRYSTPGVGLISPPPHHDIYSIEDLAQLIHDLKNANHHARISVKLVSEVGVGTIAAGVAKGHADVVLISGHDGGTGASPQTSIKHAGLPWELGIAETHQTLLLNNLRSRIAVETDGQLKTGRDVVIAALLGAEEFGFATTALVALGCILMRVCHLDTCPVGIATQNPELRKKYEGDPAHAVNFMRFIAAEMREYMAKLGFRTVNEMVGRSDRIEMKRAVDHCKASGLDYSAILYQPKVKKDVGRYCQIPQNHGLENALDNQVLLDLAAPALEGREKVKATLPIRNTNRVVGTILGSEVTRRFGPEGLPEDTIDFHFQGSAGQSFGAFIPRGVTLELEGDANDYFGKGLSGGKVILYPPAGSTFAAEENIIVGNVAFYGATDGEAYVRGVSGERFCVRNSGVRAVVEGVGDHGCEYMTGGRVVVIGKTGRNFAAGMSGGVAYVLDEDGDFKSRCNLETIQLERLDEADLREVEEMLKRHATYTHSSRAWQLLAFWEEAAPKFVKVMPQDYRRMLEALRQAESQGLVGDEAVMAAFEANKNDAARVSGN; this is encoded by the coding sequence ATGAAAAAGCCGGGGATGCCTCAGAAGCAGGGACTTTACGATCCGAGATTCGAACACGATGCCTGCGGCGTCGGCTTCGTCGTCCATATCAAGGGCGAGAAGTCGCATCAAATCGTCGAACAGGCGATTACGGTCCTGGAGAATCTCGATCACCGCGGCGCCTGTGGCTGCGAGGAAAACACCGGCGACGGCGCCGGCATCCTGCTGCAGGTCCCGCATGCCTTTTTTCAACAGGCCTGCGAAGGGCTGGGATTTCGCCTGCCCGACCCGGGGCAATACGGCGTCGGCATGATCTTTTTGCCGGACGATCGAAAACAGCGCCAGCACTGCGAGAAGACGCTGGAAAAAATCATCACCGGCGAGGGCCAGCGCGTCCTCGGTTGGCGCAAGGTGCCGACGGACAATATGTATCTCGGCGACACGGCCAAAACCAGCGAGCCGTTCATCCGGCAGGTTTTCATCGGCCGCGGCAAGGCGATCAAGGACGACCTGGCGTTCGAGCGCAAGCTCTACGTCATTCGCCGCCGCGCGGAAAACGCGCTGCGCTACGGCAAGGACGCCGTCGGCGAGTTTTTCTATATTTCCAGCATGTCGTGCAAGACCATCATCTATAAAGGCATGCTGACCGCGCGGCAGTTGAGCACGTTTTATCCCGATCTGACCGATCCCGATATCGAAGCCGCCATCGCCGTCGTGCACTCGCGCTTCAGCACCAATACGTTCCCGAGCTGGGGCCGCGCGCATCCCTACCGCTACTTGATTCACAACGGCGAGATCAACACGCTCCGCGGCAACGAGAACTGGATGCACGCGCGCCAGGCGATGCTCGCATCGCAATTGTTCGGCGACGACGTGTCGAAGCTGTTTCCCATTATCCAGGAGGACGGCAGCGACTCGGCCAAATTCGACAACTGTTTGGAGTTCCTCGCGCTCAGCGGCCGCTCGCTGCCGCACGCGATGATGATGATGATCCCGGAGCCGTGGGAAAATCACGAGAGCATGGACGAGCGGAAGCGCGCCTTTTACGAGTACCACAGCACGTTGATGGAGCCGTGGGACGGCCCGGCCTCGATCGCCTTCACCGACGGCGCCGTGGTCGGCGCGGTGCTCGACCGCAACGGCCTCCGTCCGTCGCGCTACTACGTCACGAAAGACGATCTCGTGATCATGGCTTCGGAAGTGGGCGTGCTCGAGGTGCCGCCGGAGAGAGTCCTGGAGAAGCGCCGCCTGCAGCCCGGCCGGATGTTTTTGGTCGATACCGAAGAGGGGCGCATCATCAGCGACGAGGAGATCAAGCAGCAGATGGCCTCCGCCCAGCCGTACCGCCAATGGCTCGACGAGAACACCGTGCACTTCGACCAGTTGGCGAACGGCGCCGAGAAACAGCCGGCGCATCAACATCACGCCACGCTGCAGCGCCTGCAGGCGTTCGGCTACAGCTTCGAAGACCTGCGCGTCAACATCGGGCCCATGGCGCAGAACGGCATCCAGCCGGTCGGCTCGATGGGCACCGACACGCCGCTGGCCGTGCTCTCCGACAAGCCGCAACTGCTCTACAACTATTTCAAGCAACTCTTCGCTCAGGTCACCAATCCGCCGATCGACCCGATCCGCGAGGAATTGATCACCTCGATGACCGTCACGCTGGGATCGGAAAGAAATTTGGTGGATCCGACGCCGGAAAGCTGCCGGCAGTTGAGACTCTCGACGCCGATCCTAAAAGACTCGGAGATGGAGAAGCTGCGCCGCCTCGACTTGCCCGGCATTAAGACCGTCATGCTGCCGATTCTTTTCAATCCCCACGAGGGCAAAGCGGGCCTCGAAAGCGCGCTGGAGGAACTTTTCCACGCCGCCGACCAGGCCATCGCCAACGGCGCGACGATTTTGATCTTGTCCGACAAAGGAGTCGATCGCAGCCACGCGCCGATTCCCGCTCTGTTGGCATCGTCGGGCCTGCATCATCACTTGATCCGCTCCGGCACGCGCACGCGCGTCGGCCTGGTGCTGGAATCCGGCGAGCCGCGCGAGGTGCATCATTTCTGTTTGCTGATCGGCTACGGCGTGCAGGCGATCAACCCGTATTTGGCCTACGAGTGCCTGAACGACATGATCGGCGAGAGGATGCTGAAGGACATCACCTATGAGAAGGCGGTGAAGGGCTACGTCAAAGCCGTCGCCAAAGGCGTGGTGAAAGTGATGTCGAAGATGGGCATCTCGACGATCAAGTCCTACTGCGGCGCGCAAATTTTCGAAGCGGTCGGCCTCGGCCGGGAACTCATCGACAAGTATTTCACCTGGACGCCGTCGAGAGTCGGCGGCATCGGTCTCGAAGAGGTCGCGCTGGAATCGCAGCGCCAGCACCAAAAGGCGTTCCCGACGTTTCAGTTCAACGGCCACACGCTCGAAGTCCACGGGCAATATCAGTACCGCGCCGACGGCGAGCTGCATCTGTTCAATCCGAAGACGATCCATCTTCTGCAGAAGGCGTGCCGCAGCGACAATTACGCGACGTTCAAGGAATATACGAAGCTCGTCGACGATCAGTCCGAGCGTTTGGCGACGCTCCGCGCCTTGATGGAGCTGAAGCCCGCGGCCAAGCCGATTCCGATCGAGGAAGTGGAGCCGGTGGAAGAAATCGTCAAGCGTTTCAAAACGGGCGCGATGTCGTATGGCTCGATCAGCAAGGAGGCGCATGAGGCGCTCGCCATCGCCATGAACCGCATCGGCGGCAAGAGCAACACCGGCGAAGGCGGCGAAGATCCGGCGCGCTACGTCCTCGACGCCAACGGCGATTCGCGCAACAGCGCGATCAAGCAGGTCGCTTCCGGCAGGTTCGGCGTTACGAGCTACTACCTCACGCAGGCGAAAGAGCTGCAAATCAAGATGGCGCAAGGCGCCAAGCCGGGCGAGGGTGGCGAATTGCCGGGACGAAAAGTTTATCCGTGGATCGCCAAGGTGCGCTACTCGACGCCCGGCGTCGGCTTGATCTCGCCGCCGCCGCACCACGACATCTACTCGATCGAAGATCTGGCGCAGCTCATTCATGATCTCAAGAACGCCAACCATCACGCCCGCATCAGCGTGAAGCTGGTCTCCGAGGTCGGCGTGGGGACGATCGCCGCGGGCGTGGCGAAAGGCCACGCCGACGTGGTTTTGATCAGCGGCCACGACGGCGGCACCGGCGCCTCGCCGCAGACGAGCATCAAGCACGCCGGACTGCCATGGGAATTGGGGATCGCGGAGACGCACCAGACGTTGCTGCTGAACAATCTTCGCAGCCGCATCGCCGTCGAGACCGACGGGCAGTTGAAAACCGGGCGCGACGTCGTGATCGCCGCGCTGCTCGGCGCCGAAGAGTTCGGCTTCGCAACCACGGCGCTGGTGGCGCTCGGCTGCATTTTGATGCGCGTTTGCCATCTGGACACCTGCCCGGTCGGTATCGCGACGCAGAATCCCGAGCTGCGCAAGAAATATGAGGGCGATCCGGCGCACGCCGTCAACTTCATGCGCTTCATCGCCGCGGAGATGCGCGAGTACATGGCCAAGCTCGGCTTCCGGACCGTGAATGAAATGGTCGGGCGCTCGGACAGGATCGAAATGAAGCGCGCCGTCGATCATTGCAAAGCCAGCGGTTTGGACTACTCGGCGATTCTCTACCAGCCGAAGGTCAAGAAGGACGTCGGCCGCTACTGCCAGATTCCGCAAAATCACGGCCTAGAAAACGCGCTCGACAATCAGGTCTTGCTCGATCTCGCCGCTCCGGCGCTGGAGGGACGGGAGAAAGTCAAAGCGACCTTGCCGATCCGCAACACCAATCGCGTCGTCGGGACTATTTTAGGCAGCGAAGTCACGCGGCGCTTCGGACCGGAAGGGCTGCCGGAAGACACGATCGATTTTCATTTTCAGGGCTCGGCCGGCCAGAGCTTCGGCGCCTTCATTCCCCGCGGCGTGACGCTCGAACTGGAAGGCGACGCCAACGACTATTTCGGCAAAGGCCTCTCGGGCGGCAAGGTCATTCTCTATCCGCCGGCGGGCTCGACTTTCGCCGCCGAGGAGAACATCATCGTCGGCAACGTGGCCTTCTACGGCGCGACCGACGGCGAAGCCTATGTTCGAGGTGTGTCGGGCGAGCGCTTCTGTGTGAGAAACAGCGGCGTGCGCGCGGTGGTCGAAGGCGTAGGCGATCACGGCTGCGAATACATGACCGGCGGGCGCGTCGT